CATCGCCAACAAGACCGGCGTCGAGCTGTCGGGGCCGATCCCGCTCCCGACCAAGACGCTCGAGGTCCCCACGCGCAAGTCCCCCGACGGCGAGGGAACGGCGACGTGGGAGCACTGGGAGATGCGCGTCCACAAGCGGCTCATCGACATCGACGCCGACGAACGCGCGCTGCGCCAGCTGATGCGGATCCAGGTCCCGAACGACGTCTCCATCGAGATCGTCCTCGAGGACTAGAGGGGACGGTGGCGCCGGCCACCGCCGTCGCCCGGTCGCCCGACGGCGCGACCGTGTGACCGATTGCCGAAGCCGCTCTCACGCGCAGGACTTATCCCCTCCGCGCTGCGAGCGATATACGCGGGCTCGTAGATCA
The window above is part of the Halosimplex rubrum genome. Proteins encoded here:
- the rpsJ gene encoding 30S ribosomal protein S10, with the translated sequence MQQARVRLAGTSPEDLDSICGEVNDIANKTGVELSGPIPLPTKTLEVPTRKSPDGEGTATWEHWEMRVHKRLIDIDADERALRQLMRIQVPNDVSIEIVLED